atgtcatatGATCTGGGGTATTCAGAACATAGCCCTATACCATCTACAATGAAGAAGTTCTGTCTGTAGTGTAATGACATTAGGCGCTTTATTGCGGAAAGGCTATCAGTGATGTTACTTATGTTTCGCGTTGAATTTAACttccattttttgctatttatttttctagaaaAACAATCCTGGAGTGATCATTGTAGGCAATAATGGTAAACTGCTGTATGATCATCAGAAGtaagtttattttcagtattaatGATGGATGTGTGTGCTTTTGAATGGTGAAATGTTGCATGAAACTCTTAAGAAACATTGTgaaattttctttcatgtgaaACCTTGTTTCCTTtgagtttttctgtttgttaaaaCACTGTTATGGCAGTAACAGCACAGAAATTGGCAGCTGATGGGTATTAGATGTTATATGCCCTTTGGGATGGATGAACTCAGATAAATGGAAGTACAGACTTTTTGCCTCTTCACTGCCTGTGGGTATCTTCCATGCACAGCTAATAGCTGACAGAAGTGACTGAAAGCTAATTGCTTGCTCCTGCAATTAATTGGTTGAATTTTGATTTCAGTTTGTTTATATTCAACAGCACAATTGACATCTTTTTGGATTCTGAGAAGTGTCTAGCTTAGTTGATACTGTCTGGACTACAGCTTATTTCCATCTTGGTTTGTATCTAGCTTCATTAGTGCAGTCCAGACTATGGCTTATTTCTGTCAGTTCATAGGTGTGGGAATATCAGTAAGCTTGGAGTTTTCCCCTATGTTCAAGTTTCCCCATAACTGCTGTCTAGCTATAGTGTCCTGTGTAAAACGTAGTACTGTTGATCTCAGACTTCAGAAAACAGTGCAGTTGTGGGACAGCTTTTGAAAAACATACATATTGACAAACTACCATGATGTTGCTTAGTGATACATTGATGCTTTTTTGTCTTAGCTGATAAATCATAAGATATAGTTTTATGCAAGTTGTCTTCTTGCATAGTGATGGTTCCACACAAGCATTGGCATCCTGTCAGAGGGACTTTCGTAACAAGCCCTATCCTGTTCGAGTAAAGATAACATACTACCAAAAAACCCTGACTGTAAGTACAATGAAATAACATCATTACGTTTGTTTCTTAGCCGATTAAGTGCGAGATTGTTGCAGCTGTCTGAAAACCCAAAGACCCCGTATGTTAATCCTGGTACGTTTGAAAATGTGGAGCTTAGTAGCAGAATTTGGAAGGAGGTGCAGTGTTCAAACGCTGGGCAGGTTTTTAGCTACAGTAGTGCATCTGTAGTTTTAGGAGCTGACTTGGTAGATATTGCTGATTTCTCTGATGTTACTTAGGAGTCAGTTATGCTAAGTCATATGTGCTCGCACCCTTCTGTTGCTTTTGACTTGCCTGTAGAGGTGTCTTGAAGCCAGCGTGTTTCTCAGCTACCGATTGAGCAGCTCTTTGACTTGAATGGTACTTTTCAAGCTGACATGAGAGCTAGGCAGGGTTTTGTAGCTGATCGGAAGAGGCTCTTGAAatgtgaccaaaaaaaaaatgaagctccTTCACTGACAGTAGATTTAAATTTGCTACTTGAGGCTTCCCATTTCCAAGAAATAATAGGGTTTTGAAGATTAAAGTAGAAAAACAATGCTGTAAGGGAGTCTTCAACACTTCCTAAATATTGTTAGGATGATTGTGAATTCCTTTTAGATAAGGAAAGAATAATATTGTTATGGTGCTGGGTTGCAACAGCTACGAAGTGTGGGTTTCTTGGTTTCTGAAAAGGTGCTATTCATAGGTATTAGCCATAAAATGCACAGCTGTTATTCTATAGTAAAACTTTCTCCATAAGTAAACATGAATGCTCCTAATAGAGGGTGGACCTTGTACTGTGTTGTAATGATAAAAGCTATTTGACTTTTGaatgaaaatgacatttcagactCCAAGACTGCTCACTTCTGGAATGTACCTGGTCCCTGATGTCTTATCTAGGAACTCCTCTGACCAAATACTGCTGTTAATCTTAGCAGTTCTGCAGATGCATCTAtggattttctttgttaaaagcatctttcagaaaagaaatagtttttgcTTTCTAGTTTTGGCTGTTAAATTACCCGATTAAGTTGTATTTGCGATCATTACTGTAAACTGACAAAACAATTAACACAAATAGATTTATGTGGTACAATTTACATGTTTATCCTCTTAGGTATTAATTAATAATGGCTTTACTCCGGATAAAGAAGACTATGAATTTTGTGCAAAAGTGGAAGATATGGTATTGCCATCACAAGGCTATTTTGGAATATCTGCAGCAACAGGGGGACTTGCAGGTAGAAAATGTTAAACATTGTGACAAATTGTGTGGGGGCTTGCAAGAGATGGGATTTTGTGTATTTGCTTTTACTCCTGGTCTTGATGCATTATACCAATTTTTGACCATGATGATGTAATTAATTCTCTCCCATTCCCAAATAACTGGTATGCTTAGGCCTTTTCCTGGCCAGAGCAGGACTTTCAGTTTATcctgacaaagatgttgtgCAGTCTCATTTCCCACTGCATAAACTTTTGGGAGGATTTTGGGAGGATGCTGTTGCCTGAAGACCCTTTGCAAGTGCAAGGCTGGCTTGAGAAGTACCAGGATTGGTAGCCTGTAACAGTAGCAATTAACagcatgcttttgttttgttgaatACAGATGATCACGACGTCCTGTCTTTTCTGACCTTCCAGTTGACAGAGCCTGGGAAAGAAGTAGTAAGCGTCTTTATgcataattaataaaatagGTTACTGTATATGTCTTATATGTAGCACCTGATGATGGCGTTTCCTCTGAAGTCATACTTGTCACCCCTGTTTCAGGATTTTGGCATGTAGTTGTGCTGTCATCCACTTTAGAAAAAGGAGACTAATAGTGTAATGTTTCAGTAATAATTCCATTTTCAAGACCAGAGCTCTTGAAGCAGCACCACATCAACAGAGATCCTGATGTTCAATcaaaacatgcaaagaaaacaaattgaaaagtGCACTTTGGGAAGTGGACAAGTAATCTGTTCTTGCCTTCAGCTTCTTATATCTCTAGAACAGTCTGTACTGCCTAACAACATCTATTGTTGTAAaacttggtttctttttaatcacagaatgTATGCATATATCAGGAAAATGCTATGGGTCTCCAGAGGAATGTCTGATTACTCACTTCAACTTAATATATTAACATGAATTAATATTCTGCTAATTGTGTTATGTCTTCAAGTCTGAAGTACAAACAGCCTTGCTTAAGAATTAAGTTATATAGGAATGGTggagaacatgaaaaaaaaatctcttttctccttccccccaccccaatgTTTTAAAGCCAACGCCAGATACAGAAATTCCTCAGAAAGATAAAGAGAAGTATCAAGAAGAGTTCGAGCACTTTCAACAAGAATTggataaaaagaaggaagaatttcAAAAGGAACATCCTGATGTGCAAGGGCAGCCAGGCAGGTTATTTGAGCCATTTTTCACTTGTCAaggaaaatgtttgctttccaAGATAGTCAGAACTGGGGCCTGATGCTCTGACTGATCTTACTAAGCTCCTACTGGTGTTACCTACTTTAATAATCTTTGGTCTTTTGTTTGTaaactgttttctgaaatataaaGTCCCTGTTGTCATGGCTGGATtgagaataaaacaaacaagaggaaacaTGCTGGGAATTATGAAAGTCTTCTGGACTTTGATGTTGTTGGAGAAACTCAAATGTGCAGTCACTATTTCAAGCTACACTTTAAAGCTTACTTTTCCTAAAAAGAACCTATTACTTAATACCTGCAATTTCCTTCTGAAGGATAGTTGGTAGCACAGTGCTAGCTTACGGAAAGATATCAGCATCCTGTTTCCATTCTATGTTGCATATTGCCCAAGTATTGAAATAGCAACTCTAAGGTACAGTCTGGGTTTGAATGCCTGCTTATCTCTGTTCAGTTGTTTGTGTCCCATTTGAGTCTCCTTTGCCATGGCAATAGCAAAAATTGTGCACCAAATATATCAAATAATAGGGGAAAAAGTATATTTGTGTGGGAACTTGAGGGGTGCAAGAGAAAAGACACAATGCATATATGCAAGAGAAATGCTTGTATGTAAGAACTCTTGTGCTTCTTTTCCTTATCAGCGGATGATCTTTTTGAAACTGTAAGTGATCGTGAACTGAGGCAAATCTTTGAGGGACAGAATCGAATTCATCTTGAAATAAAACAGCTGAATAGGCAGTTGGACATGATTCTGGATGAGCAAAGGAGATACGTCTCTCTAGTCACAGATGAGATTGCTAAAAGAGGAGCTGGTTTGCCAGGTCAACACGGGCAGgtaaataaaaaccccaaactgtcATTGCTGTCAGCCTGACTTCAGCAGCATGATTGATTTGCTTTTTCCAAGTTATGTTGATCTTTTTCTCACACACCCCCTTCACCCACCAGGTTTCCCAGCAAGAGATTGAGACAGTTGTGAAAACTCAAGAAGAGGTCGTTAGACAAGTAAATGAAATAAGGCAAGTGTTTAATGAATAGTAAGGCTGTCttgatttctgtattattttccaCCTTTTAAATCCTATCTCTTATTTCAGTAAGAGAATACTGAAACTTGAAATTTCTCTGTGACAGTTTTTTAGTGACAACTCTCTGCATACAGTTGATTTCTAGAATAACCCAAGTTTATGTTCCGAGGGTGACCTGAGCTCTGAATGTGCCtctttttgtgttgtttttgtCATGATATTCCACTTTCCAGTTAAGTCTATTCCCTTTAAAAacaacccatttctgctaatgtGATAACCTACTACCTTGTGGCAATTTGTTGCGCTGACATAGGAGTATTGATAACAATGTGAGCATAAATGCTCTGGACTTACAGCTAATGaacctaaaggaaaaaaagggtatCTTGTCAATATACTCAGTCTACTCCTCATATATTAATAAACCCATGTAATCATTATTAATAAAATGTATAATACTGTGTTCAGATAATATTATGAGATatatttgagggtttttttagtgtaaacaacctgggaaaagaaaaaagcactctATGAAATTGCTGTCACAATGTGTAGTGAAGACAGAAATGTGTTGGTTTAGTTGTGCCAATGCAGTGTATAGACCACTAGTGACTTGTCCCCATTTCTTACAGATTAAACGGGCTCTTTctctttggttggtttgttcttttgtcGGAGGACTCTCTGCCAGTGAACTTCCTCAGGGAACTTGTGTATCTGCAGGGACGATTGCAAATTCCCAATTGcttattaattttgctttttaagatgCAGTTTTTAAAATTGATTGATTCAAATTACATCTCCGAATGAAGTCAAGTCTTATTTTACAAGTGCTATACTTGTAAAGTGGATTGGAGAAAATTCTTATGTTGGATAGGGATGGTTGTGTTCTGCTTCCAAGAGGTTTTATAGTTCCTGCTTTTAGCAGGAATGGCTTAAAGTTGGTTTAACCCTTCATTTATAGTAGTTAAAACATTCCTTACCTTGGGCTTAGAGtaaggagaaaaacaattcctgcagttgtggggtttttttcctgcattagTTCAAGGGCAGCTCTTGTGATTTATAAGTAGGTCAGGTTTTCTGTAGGATGAAGATTAGAGTGCTtccatttttgcatttgttcttCCACGAAAGCTTTCATGTTAATATTCTTGACAAATCTTTATACCTTGCAAGCAAATTAGATTTTCTTGTTAACATTGGCAGTCTGCCCTTTTAGTGACTACTTATTAGGTATGAGTTTGCGTAACATCatcttaatatttttcttagaTTAAAGACATGTTTTATTTAGAGAGAGAAATGAACAGCCCGCTGTTGCATTCCTGGTCATCCCGGAGGAAAAGGACTTAGTGTCTAAGTAATTTTCTTGTCAAGATTTGTGGATTTCTTAATCGTCTGATTACAGAAGAATCTTGCATGTTCATACAATAGAAATTGCCAGCATGGTATTGTTCATGCAAAAGTGAATGTAAATTAAATTTGATGTAGACCGTATCTATTTAGGGAAGTTGTTTTGCCTTTAAGAGCCACTGGATCAGTTAGAGGGAAGGTGGGTGTGCAGATTTCTGTAATTTTGTAGCCACGGTGGTATGAGGAGcacaaagaacaaaatgagtatcactttttttttttagccttgTAGCACTAGAAGTAGTGGGGCAAGATAAACAGTGAGATGGATGTGGATAGGCAGAATTGATATCAGCATTTATTAGGCAGTGGTCATGATGGTAGTTGTGTGGGTTATTCAAGTAAGAAGCCTTCCAGTGGAAAACTTAACATCTGAAATAGGTTATTATAACACCAATTCAAAGGACAGGTAAATATTAATCAAATTACTTATAAATAATCTATACCATGGtgatacaaaaatacaaaataatttctggcTAAGGCTAATTTAAGATAGGATGGGAGGAGGTGTTTTTGCATTCAGTGTGTGCATGAATGtgtctttagcttggagaagaggagactgaggggtgacctcatcaatgtttacaaatatgtgaagggtaggtgtcaggatgatggagctaggcttttttcagtgatatccagtgataggacaaggggcaatgggtgtaaactggagcataggaagttccacgttaacatcaggaagaacttctttactgtaagagtgacagagcactggaacaggttgcccaggggggttgtggagtctcctacactggagatattcaaggcccgcctggacaagttcctgtgtgatgtactgtaggttaccctgctcttgcaggggggttggactagatgatcttttgaggtcccttccaacccttgggattctgtgattctgtgattctgtgaattttaGTGGTATGAAGAGCAACTGATACAAAGCTGAAAGATGGGCAACATCTTTACGAAGCTTCTTTGAATCTTAACTAGCCATTTTCACAATGAATATGATCCATTTAAATCGCTAATGTAATTtcgtgtttggttggttttggtttcatttcctttatgTGACAGTTAAAATAGtaagtattcaaggccaggttagatggggtTTTGAGGTATTGAAAGAAATCCTTGCCCACAGCAGGCGGGTTAGACTAGCTGATCTCCAAAGaccccttccaatccaaaccactcCATGGTACTATGACAAATTGCTGACCACTGTACAGTTAGGACTGTATCTTGAAGGCATCGAAGTAAGCTCTCATCTGAACAAAATGTAAAGttttaagtaaattaaaaagaaatccaaagaCAATCTATTTTGTTTGCTCTGTTAATAATGAAGAGATTAACATTCACATGATAAATATTTTAGCTGTAGAATAATCTTCTTTgcaactgaaaagaaacatcacagtagggaaaaaatatataaacatattgATTAGAGATTAAGGGGTTTTCCTCTCATTGACTAGTTTACCTCAAACAAAATTAGTTATGGAACCTCAACTTTTTACagatttgatttgatttgatgTAGTAGCAAAATGAATTCACATGAAAACACTATTAAGTATTATGACAATGCATATGGGAAATGAGTTTCTCATATAAATGATAATCATGAAGCAAGGATGTATCTAAATCTTTTCTTATCCCTAAAgcctcttctttatttttatttcttacatgactgtttttatttatttatttttcaaatagctTTTGGGTTTCTTCAAAGATTGCATTAAACTCTGCTTATCCTAAAGCCTTCGCAAGAGCCTCAGATAAAATACTCGGTTTAGGCCTCATCAGTGAGGCAAAGTGAATGTCTATCAATAGAATATTTGCCAGATCTTGTTCTCCGCGTGACTTTGAGAGATGGTACACTGGACAAATTGAAACTGCCCAACCCCATGGTTTGATTAAGGAATTATTTCCTGATAGGTATTCTTGGAAActagagaaaatgttttctgcctaactattctatgatttgggGCAACTCTGTATTTCAGACTAACCTTAATGGCCCAAAAGGTGCCCAGAAGAAGTGCTATTTGTGGAGAAGCTTTTCTATGCTGAAATGTTTTGTGTCTGTCTTGTTTCAGAAATTCTGTGGCTGATACTCTGAGGTTGATCAGTGGTGCTCAAcatcctggctctgctgccgGAGTCTATGAAACAACTCAGCACTTCAATGACATCAAAGAACACCTTCATGTAGTGAAGAGGGACATTGAGCATTTAGTACAACGAAATATGGTAATTTATGTGCTGGTAGTGTAAAGCATGGCTGtaatactactttttttttttttcttttagctgttAGTGAAAGGCTAGGACGAGCCAGCACACAATTTACGGAGTAATTAATCCTTTATTAAGCTGCTTTGCTAAAACTGCACTGCCTTGACCTAACTGCATGATCTGTGTCTTGATGAGAAGTTTTGCACAAAGAGCATGATTTTTAGTCTAATTTCCTGTGGAAACAAGGTCAAGCAATTAGGTTTTCTGGGTGCTTTTTTATGTCTTTGTCCCCCTACTTAACTGCTCTATACAGAGGAGATTATTGCATCTGCACAGAAGGGAGAGCTTTAATCAGGGGAAAGTTGGGCAGACTTCACTTAAGGTCTCCTAAGTGTGAAAGATGACTGTGTTCACATTCAAGAGCACCTTAGTCTAGCCTAGGTAGCAATTGAATGAGCTTATGATCCCATAGAAGGtgctttttttatattttaatttttaatttttttccctcagggTAGCGTCATTTCTGCCTGTTTTCCGcttgttcttatttttatatcatGCTTTAAAGACcttgctttgtttcttgcaCGTAACAGTCTTTTGATGCCATGTCTTGTCTACTCTTTTCtcaaataatgtttttcttgggttttagcCATCTAGTGAGAAATCAAAGTGTCCAGAACTGCCACCATTTCCATCGTGCTTATCTACGATGCACTTCTTCATCTTTGTAGCAGTGCAAACAGTTCTATTCATCAGTTATATCATGTATAGGTAAGTCTCTTTTGTTTAAAGACAACAGGGCAAATGGCTTTAGGACTTCTGACTGGAAATAAAATTGCAATGATACGATTATGTTAATCATCTTTAAAAACAGCAGTCATTCAGGTGGGAAGAGACCTTGGGAGGTCTCTAGTTCAGTCTTCTGCTCAAAGGAGGCTTAACAATGAATTCAGACAGGTCACTTGGTGTTTAGACAGCTCAGATCTTAACCTCCAAGCTTGGAAAAGGTACCACTGTTACAGACCCCCCTGGAAATGTTTAATTCTCATGATGCGGTTTTAGTCTCCCCCCACAATACACCAAGTGGGAACCTGCCTGATTTCAGTTTGCATGTTGTCTCGTATGATGTGTGTCTTTGTGAAGAAACTGCCTCTGTCTCCTTAATAACATCTtataggtattggaaggctgatATTAGACCTTTTGAAACTGCCTTTTGTCCAGGATGAACAAGCCTAGTTCCATCCCTCCCTTCTCTTCAGGCGTGTGCTTCAGCTCTTGACCACCACCCTTGTGGCCCTCTGGGCTCACTGAAGTTTATCAGTATCTCAAGAAAATCTGacgtgatttttttttccttattttatgtGCTTGGTGGTCTTCCTTCTTGCTTCTCACAGACACTAATCAGGATAAGGAGCAGGGACCAGAACAGCTGCCTTGcccttcaaagggaaaatgctGTTTGCTACCTCTCTGGAAGGATAACTAATATTAATGTAAGACCACTGCTGCTGATTGCAGTAGTTTTTGTGTGTCTCTTTCTCCACAAAGTGGAAAGAGTGTGTTTCCTACGTATGTTATGTTATTCCATCAGCTGAAATGATGGCTTGTGAGGCAAACAAGGACCTGGTCCCCACCGGTTTTTTGATGCCCTCGTAATTCTAGCATCTATGTGTGGCTGATCCACAGTATCcactaagaaaataaatatgttctgtgccagagggaaaaggaaatccCATTTCAAGTAAATTCTTCCGCTGTTTGGTTGCATGTTTCCTTCTGTGTGATGGTTTTTAGGGCAATCAGATACAGAGAAGCTTTAGAAAATTTTAGTTCAAACATTTTTAGAGTCAGTTTGTATGTTGTTTCACAGCTTCTGGTTTGTCTGGAATGTCTCGTTTCCTTCTGTGTCTGCAGAATTGGAGCTAAAGTGATGATCCTAATGTCTCTGTAAATAGGAGAAAATGTACCCTGCTTCTGTGATATGACTTATATTTGACTTCCCTAAGCCTCCATTTTCAAGGAATGGATTCTTTTAATccccaaataaatatttaaaccaGTTAGATAGCTGTATACTAAAAGTACTTAATgaattctcttctgctttttctttcaggagtcaacaagaagcagcagccaaaaaGTTCTTTTGATGACCTGTTCCCTTTGTGTGTACGTAACAGCAGTATGTATACGCAGAAAACTTTTATAAGTGCGGGGAAAACTTCGTGTTTGATATACTTCAATATCGTAAATTGAGTTTTCTTAAACAAAATGAGTTCCTATTTAAACTGTTAATGCTAAAGTTACAAATGGACTGGGGAGCAGCAGAACAAATGCTAGGTAAGGGAAGAGTGTGGCCCCTATCTAGGTTGTGTTTTCAGCTAACTTCTCATAAATACTGCAAGGCAAATGCCATATTCCTCTTTTGTTAAGATTCCAGAGGAAGGAATTGAAACACCTGGGTTTGGTTGTTCGTAAAGAGATTTGCAGTTGTATGGTTTGTGCAAAAACCTTCCTATTAAGTGTCCTGACaggcaaataaacaaaatgcatctggaaaagccaacaacaacaaaaagaaaaaccaaccaaccccgAACTGTTCTCTGGTGTTTTGAGGGGgctgtaaaaatgttttttataaaTGCTTCTTAAATTTGACACTTGGATTTAACAGTTTTAAGAATTACTATGTTAATTCTAATTCTTcatgaaatacagatttaaacATTTCTTAATATGTGGACACAAAGACAGACCTTTAACAGTCTGGCTGTTGATACCTGACATAGAAAACAGAATATACTGAACAAGCAAATAAAGGCTTATCTCcttattttgggttttggttttaggTAGTGAGAAAAAACATGATAAAGTAGTTTCTTCAAGTATATTGTGGACTGAGTTCTTTTTCATAGTTACAAGTGTGTCTGTAATTCTACTTGGACATTTGTGGAACTTCTTCAGCAAAGATCTCATTGCTTTATACCTCTTCAAATCTGTTTTTATTAAGGGTATGTTTAGTGTATAAATGTCTTATAAAGCTGTCTTCTGTCTTTCATGTGTCATATACAAATGCTTTAAGTCTTGACATGGCAACTGTTCTAAACTACAGCTATTGAGTATTTAACCCATTTCTTCACAGGCTGTTGTTTCAGACATGTTTGTTAGTCCAGTAGCTATTGTAGAGCCAGTATTGCGTGTCAATTCCTGCTTGGTGTCAAAAGCATGAGACTGAACATGTGTGTTTGATACTGCTTATCAGGTGAACATTtgcttcaggaaagaaacaaagcagagagcCCAAATTAGGAATATGAAGTGAATTCATTTTGCCTTGTTTACACATCTGTGGTGACTTTGTCCTTTGGTTGTTCATGTGTAGAGCTAGAATaggggggtttggtttgggtttttctaatTCTATAAAGTACACGAATGCACTGGGatatttcacttttaattaTTAATCTGTTTGTCTAAATCTGTGTAAGTTATCTGGAATCTAGCATACTACTACTGCATTCCTACACTCTACTC
This portion of the Lathamus discolor isolate bLatDis1 chromosome W, bLatDis1.hap1, whole genome shotgun sequence genome encodes:
- the LOC136004443 gene encoding protein ERGIC-53-like yields the protein MAARAQRGGVAAALLAGALLALGRPPLALGQATAAEGSAAALPHRRFEYKYSFKGPHLVQADGTVPFWVHTGNAIPSADQIRITTSLKSQRGSVWTKTKSIFEYWEVEVTFRVTGRGRIGADGLAIWYTEEQGLEGPVFGAADQWNGVGIFFDSFDNDGKKNNPGVIIVGNNGKLLYDHQNDGSTQALASCQRDFRNKPYPVRVKITYYQKTLTVLINNGFTPDKEDYEFCAKVEDMVLPSQGYFGISAATGGLADDHDVLSFLTFQLTEPGKEVPTPDTEIPQKDKEKYQEEFEHFQQELDKKKEEFQKEHPDVQGQPADDLFETVSDRELRQIFEGQNRIHLEIKQLNRQLDMILDEQRRYVSLVTDEIAKRGAGLPGQHGQVSQQEIETVVKTQEEVVRQVNEIRNSVADTLRLISGAQHPGSAAGVYETTQHFNDIKEHLHVVKRDIEHLVQRNMPSSEKSKCPELPPFPSCLSTMHFFIFVAVQTVLFISYIMYRSQQEAAAKKFF